One segment of Echeneis naucrates chromosome 15, fEcheNa1.1, whole genome shotgun sequence DNA contains the following:
- the ppp1r1c gene encoding protein phosphatase 1 regulatory subunit 1C isoform X1: MEPSSPKKIQFAVPPLQGQLDPQAAEHIRRRRPTPATLQIYRQPGSDVGEQQNASGESQAADSSQRKQSTYAPPTMKELQIGVEQHPPGAGLCETDNQLSPITAQLYAATLWANHNGPEEANGNEASLPLANQERGVAESNSLGGKLFFKQKDKYACAAVYSNINQILNQIIARFTEDVQIKFLRLTSLILSTPKN; encoded by the exons ATGGAGCCCAGCAGTCCGAAGAAGATCCAGTTTGCTGTTCCTCCGCTGCAGGGACAGCTGGACCCGCAGGCCGCCGAACAT ATCCGTCGCAGAAGACCGACTCCAGCCACCCTGCAGATCTACAGGCAACCTGGCTCAG AtgttggagagcagcagaacgCCAGCGGAGAATCACAG GCAGCAGATTCCTCTCAGAGGAAGCAGAGCACCTACGCGCCACCCACAATGAAAG agCTTCAAATAGGGGTGGAGCAACATCCCCCGGGGGCGGGGCTCTGTGAGACAGACAACCAGCTGAGCCCAATCACAGCACAACTCTATGCTGCTACTCTCTGGGCTAATCACAACGGGCCAGAGGAAGCCAACGGGAATGAGGCGAGTCTGCCActagccaatcaggagagaggtGTGGCGGAGAGCAACAGTTTAGGGGGTAAActcttttttaaacagaaagacaagTATGCTTGTGCAGCAGTATACTCCAACATAAATCAAATTCTGAATCAGATTATTGCCAGATTTACAGAGGATGTGCAGATAAAGTTTTTGAGGTTGACTAGTTTGATACTGTCTACACCAAAGAACTAA
- the LOC115055868 gene encoding probable serine/threonine-protein kinase samkC, protein MSDCGGVPEDGPEIPTSRSGPDFCDMSRCAGCCNQKVGSMPQRGDDGESSSSAEDSGSETDCDSESSSTSSCSVPFAEENSERAETGSRGWRDENSEREQNRSKTKGRIGRASLVKSFSLPPSLIPRLIPLSLLPSPPRIVSTLHLEVLPEKHSDTFTIRRQSSVSERGTSGVEGVSANSPPPQQPSQCQPMGIPLQDRSKPTLQQFQCQEQQQQKQMMYQYQHQSQHCPPLSTQGQGTAMPPNALFMPHPQTPLTYPQAPNAQAHLYALTPTPCWYCYCMHLPYTCWSHYTGGEF, encoded by the exons ATGTCAGACTGTGGAGGTGTGCCGGAGGATGGTCCAGAAATACCAACG TCCAGATCGGGCCCTGATTTCTGCGATATGTCTCGCTGTGCTGGCTGCTGCAACCAGAAGGTGGGCTCCATGCCTCAGAGGGGGGATGATGGGGAGTCCAGCTCTTCAGCTGAGGACTCTGGTTCAGAGACGGACTGTGACTCAGAGTCCAGCTCCACTAGCAGCTGCTCTGTGCCTTTTGCTGAGGAAAACTCAGAGAGGGCTGAGACAGGGAGTAGGGGGTGGAGGGATGAGAATTCAGAGAGGGAGCAAAATAGAAGCAAGACCAAGGGGCGGATTGGAAGAGCCTCGCTTGTCAAGtctttctcccttcctccctcccttatTCCTCGTCTcattcctctctccctcctgccgAGCCCTCCAAGGATAGTCTCCACCCTCCACCTGGAGGTCCTGCCCGAGAAACACAGTGACACCTTCACCATTCGCCGACAGTCATCCGTCAGCGAGCGCGGAACATCGGGAGTGGAAGGAGTGAGTGCCAACAGCCCACCGCCTCAGCAGCCATCTCAGTGTCAGCCGATGGGGATTCCATTGCAAGACAGGTCAAAACCAACATTGCAGCAATTCCAGTGCcaagagcaacagcagcaaaagcaAATGATGTATCAGTACCAACACCAATCTCAACACTGTCCCCCGCTCTCAACTCAGGGTCAAGGGACAGCGATGCCCCCAAACGCACTCTTTATGCCACACCCCCAAACACCGCTCACCTACCCACAGGCTCCAAATGCACAGGCGCATCTGTATGCACTCACTCCAACCCCTTGCTGGTACTGTTACTGTATGCACCTTCCTTACACATGCTGGAGCCATTACACTGGTGGAGAGTTTTAA
- the ppp1r1c gene encoding protein phosphatase 1 regulatory subunit 1C isoform X3 translates to MEPSSPKKIQFAVPPLQGQLDPQAAEHIRRRRPTPATLQIYRQPGSDVGEQQNASGESQAADSSQRKQSTYAPPTMKELQIGVEQHPPGAGLCETDNQLSPITAQLYAATLWANHNGPEEANGNEASLPLANQERGVAESNSLGDLSCDHKKEVPSPDSVSR, encoded by the exons ATGGAGCCCAGCAGTCCGAAGAAGATCCAGTTTGCTGTTCCTCCGCTGCAGGGACAGCTGGACCCGCAGGCCGCCGAACAT ATCCGTCGCAGAAGACCGACTCCAGCCACCCTGCAGATCTACAGGCAACCTGGCTCAG AtgttggagagcagcagaacgCCAGCGGAGAATCACAG GCAGCAGATTCCTCTCAGAGGAAGCAGAGCACCTACGCGCCACCCACAATGAAAG agCTTCAAATAGGGGTGGAGCAACATCCCCCGGGGGCGGGGCTCTGTGAGACAGACAACCAGCTGAGCCCAATCACAGCACAACTCTATGCTGCTACTCTCTGGGCTAATCACAACGGGCCAGAGGAAGCCAACGGGAATGAGGCGAGTCTGCCActagccaatcaggagagaggtGTGGCGGAGAGCAACAGTTTAGGGG aTCTGTCATGTGACCACAAAAAGGAAGTGCCCAGTCCTGACTCCGTCTCCCGATAG
- the ppp1r1c gene encoding protein phosphatase 1 regulatory subunit 1C isoform X2, producing MEPSSPKKIQFAVPPLQGQLDPQAAEHIRRRRPTPATLQIYRQPGSDVGEQQNASGESQAADSSQRKQSTYAPPTMKELQIGVEQHPPGAGLCETDNQLSPITAQLYAATLWANHNGPEEANGNEASLPLANQERGVAESNSLGDQFITEMNPITNFRKALLRYHAQGNVMDRATDKLQSQQQS from the exons ATGGAGCCCAGCAGTCCGAAGAAGATCCAGTTTGCTGTTCCTCCGCTGCAGGGACAGCTGGACCCGCAGGCCGCCGAACAT ATCCGTCGCAGAAGACCGACTCCAGCCACCCTGCAGATCTACAGGCAACCTGGCTCAG AtgttggagagcagcagaacgCCAGCGGAGAATCACAG GCAGCAGATTCCTCTCAGAGGAAGCAGAGCACCTACGCGCCACCCACAATGAAAG agCTTCAAATAGGGGTGGAGCAACATCCCCCGGGGGCGGGGCTCTGTGAGACAGACAACCAGCTGAGCCCAATCACAGCACAACTCTATGCTGCTACTCTCTGGGCTAATCACAACGGGCCAGAGGAAGCCAACGGGAATGAGGCGAGTCTGCCActagccaatcaggagagaggtGTGGCGGAGAGCAACAGTTTAGGGG ATCAGTTCATAACTGAAATGAACCCAATAACAAATTTCCGAAAGGCTTTACTGAGATATCATGCTCAAGGAAATGTGATGGACAGAGCAACAGACAAGCTTCAATCACAGCAACAGAGCTGA